One window from the genome of Candidatus Omnitrophota bacterium encodes:
- a CDS encoding ATP-binding cassette domain-containing protein: MITVKSLSKYFPIKRGVFQKTSGFVKAVDDISFSIGKGETFALVGESGSGKTTAGRLLLGLLAPNAGDVVFDGRHIFGLAKKEMLRLRKDMQMIFQDPFSSLNPRMNVRSIISEGLILHGNYTAGEIDKRCDHVLETVDLKKEHKKRYPHQFSGGERQRIGIARAVILEPKFIVCDEPVSSLDVSIRAKILTLLADLKTRLNLTYLFISHDLSVVANIADHVAVMYNGKIVETGDVKTVYTNPRHEYTKKLLKSIPIPDPRTRNSVRF, encoded by the coding sequence ATGATAACGGTAAAATCGCTGAGTAAATATTTTCCTATAAAACGCGGCGTTTTCCAAAAGACATCCGGTTTCGTGAAAGCCGTGGACGATATCTCGTTCTCTATAGGAAAAGGCGAGACATTTGCGCTTGTAGGGGAATCCGGTTCCGGCAAGACGACGGCGGGAAGGCTGTTGCTTGGCCTTTTGGCGCCGAATGCAGGCGATGTCGTATTCGACGGCCGTCATATATTCGGATTGGCAAAGAAAGAAATGCTCCGTCTTCGAAAAGATATGCAGATGATATTCCAGGATCCGTTCAGCTCGCTCAACCCGCGCATGAACGTACGCAGCATAATTTCGGAAGGGCTTATATTGCACGGCAACTATACAGCCGGCGAAATAGATAAAAGATGCGATCATGTCCTTGAAACGGTAGACCTCAAAAAGGAACACAAAAAGAGGTACCCGCATCAGTTTTCCGGAGGCGAGCGCCAGAGGATAGGAATAGCCCGGGCTGTAATCCTGGAACCAAAATTCATAGTCTGCGATGAACCCGTCTCAAGCTTAGATGTCTCTATACGCGCGAAGATATTGACACTCCTGGCCGACCTTAAAACCCGCCTTAACCTGACGTATCTATTTATAAGCCACGATTTGAGTGTAGTGGCAAATATTGCCGATCACGTGGCCGTCATGTATAACGGTAAGATCGTAGAAACAGGCGATGTGAAAACAGTCTATACAAACCCCCGCCACGAATATACTAAAAAGCTGCTCAAAAGCATACCCATACCCGACCCTCGAACAAGAAATAGTGTTAGATTTTAA
- a CDS encoding ABC transporter ATP-binding protein, with protein sequence MALLEVKNLSTYFYTRDGVRKAVDGVSFSVGTSETLGLVGESGSGKSVTALSILRLVDEPGRITGGEVIFDGKPLFKLSPEEMRAIRGKEISMVFQEPLTALNPVMTVGEQIIEQILAHVKIPKREAKRRALGLLGEVHLPDPERIFYDYPHRLSGGMRQRAMIAMALSLNPKLLIADEPTTALDVTIQAEILELFREIREKHNMSVLFITHDFGIVAQLAESVCVMKKGKIVEAGGVDDIFYSPKDAYTKELLAAVPKIQFKGFK encoded by the coding sequence ATGGCACTGCTGGAAGTTAAAAATTTAAGCACATATTTTTATACAAGAGACGGCGTGAGGAAGGCTGTTGACGGTGTCAGCTTTTCAGTCGGCACGAGCGAGACTTTAGGGCTTGTCGGAGAATCCGGTTCCGGCAAAAGTGTTACGGCGCTCTCTATCCTGCGGCTTGTGGATGAGCCCGGCAGGATAACCGGCGGCGAAGTGATCTTTGATGGAAAACCGCTTTTTAAACTTTCGCCGGAAGAGATGCGCGCTATACGGGGTAAAGAGATATCAATGGTGTTTCAGGAGCCGTTGACGGCGTTGAATCCCGTTATGACCGTGGGCGAGCAGATAATCGAACAGATATTGGCGCACGTCAAAATACCAAAGCGCGAAGCAAAAAGACGCGCTCTTGGGCTTTTAGGGGAGGTCCACCTTCCTGATCCGGAGAGGATCTTTTATGACTATCCGCACCGCTTGAGCGGCGGTATGAGGCAGAGGGCCATGATAGCCATGGCGTTATCCCTTAATCCTAAACTTTTGATAGCGGATGAGCCGACGACCGCGCTTGATGTGACTATACAGGCGGAAATACTTGAGCTTTTTCGTGAGATAAGAGAGAAGCATAATATGTCGGTCCTGTTTATAACGCATGATTTCGGCATAGTCGCCCAGCTGGCAGAGTCTGTATGCGTAATGAAAAAAGGAAAAATAGTGGAAGCGGGGGGCGTGGATGATATATTCTATTCGCCCAAAGATGCCTATACCAAAGAGTTATTGGCAGCGGTGCCTAAAATACAATTTAAGGGCTTCAAATGA